Below is a window of Gimesia chilikensis DNA.
ATATCGTACGGACGCTGGTGCATCTGCTGGGGGGCAAAGTCACCGTGCACGATCGACTGGACCAGCCCGGGAGCGTATTTGCCATCGATTTGCCAGGGAAAGTGGAAGAATGAAGTTACTTGTTGTTGAAGACGAAAAAGCACTCGCCCAGGGTTTGAAGTTCAATTTCGAACAGGAAGGTTATTCGGTATTTACCGCAGAAGATGGTCCGACCGCGATCCGTCATTTCGAAGAATGCTATGAGTCTGATGGAGAGAGTATTGATCTGGTCGTACTGGACCTGATGCTGCCGGGAATGAGCGGTTATGAGATTGCCAAGGAGATCCGCCGGATCGACGAAGTCGTGCCGATCCTGGTTCTCAGTGCCCGCGAGCTGAGTGAAGACAAGGCCTACGCCTTCGATTGCGGGACCGATCAGTATATGACAAAGCCGTTCGCCCTGCCCGAACTGCTGAGCCGGGTTAAGAACCTGCTCAAGCGGAAAAGCCTGGTCCACAAAGCACCGGTTTCTACGCGGAAGATGCCGAAGGAGTACCAGTTTGGAAACGTGACTGTGGACTTCGAAGCATTTGAAATCGAAGTTGATGGTGAGCGAAAAAGTCTGACCAACCTGGAGTTGCGCCTGCTGCAGTATTTCATCGAGCACGAGGGCATGGTACTGACGCGGGCCCAGATTCTGGATGACGTCTGGGGTGAGCAATCTGCCTTTGTGACCACCCGCACGATCGATAATTTCGTGCTGCGGCTGAGAAAACTGGTCGAGAGTAATCCTGCCGAACCGGTGCACATTGTTTCCGTACGCGGGGCCGGATATCGCTTCATGCCGGAAGAAATGTCGGAGTGATCGAGTGGACAAGTGTGCGAATTCTTGAGGGTTTTCGGGCTGTAAGCCCTGAAATTGCAGACTTTTTTTCACTTTGACATAACTTTGACAATTATATGACCCTTCCCAGACACCTTGTGACGACCTCATTGTTAGAATTCCGCCCAAGTGAGAGATCAGCGGAAGTCTGGTTTCTGCAAATAAACCATCAAGACATCTAACGAAACGATGAGGATATCATGGCGAGTGTCATCTTAGAGCAACCTCCTGAGAATCAATCCACGGTTACAGCTCAGCCGAAGAAATCCAAGAAACGCGAAGAGCGCGAGCAGATTATTTCCAGGTTCCACAAAGAGAACCTGAAATGGAGTAATGTGGACTGGGTCATTCTGTTGTGGATGGCAGGCATTCACATCGGTGCTGTCGCCGCGTTTTTCTTCATCTCCTGGCAGGCCGTCGTGACCTGTCTGGTTCTGCACTGGGCCACCGCCAGTATCGGTATCTGCCTGGGCTACCACCGTTACCTCTCGCATAAATCCATGAAGCTGCGTGCTCCTGCTGAGTTTTTTGTGTTGCTCTGCGGCGTGCTGTCGGGTGAAGGTTCACCGCTGACCTGGGCTGCGACTCACCGTCTGCATCACCAGAAATCAGACAAGCAAGGCGACCCGCACTCTCCGTTTGAGGGAACCTTCTGGTCTCACCTGCTCTGGCTGTTCGTCTATCGCAGCAAGGAAGTCAACCAGAAGTTCTTCGAGCACTATGTGCCCGACATGAAAGATCGCAAGATGCTGCAGTTCTTCGAAAAGACCTACGGACTCTGGGTGGTTGGTTCCGGCTTCGTCCTGTTCGGCATTGGATACGCAATGGGCGGCATGTACATGGCCTGGTCAATGCTGCTCTGGGGCCTGTGTGCCCGGATGGCGTTCGTTTACAACTCAACCTGGTTTGTGAACTCCGCGACACACCTGTGGGGTTACCGCAACTATGAAACGACCGATCAGTCCAAGAACCTGTGGTGGGTCGCAATCGTCGCTTACGGCGAAGGCTGGCACAACAATCACCACGCTCATCCTTCCGTAGCACCCGCTGGTCACCGCAAATGGGAATTCGACATTACCTGGTGGTCCATCAAAGCACTGCGGGCCATTGGACAGGCATACGACGTTAACGATCGCATTCCTCAGAAGAATGCCGAACCGGAAATCGATCCAGAGCCCGGTAAGAACGGCATCGTAGTCGCGAAGTAAACGCGTTGATTGAATAAACAATGTGAAAGCCCTGACTGGTGAAAACCGGTCAGGGCTTTTTTTATGCATGAACGAGATTAAAGAGTTTGTCAGCTTTGTTTAATCTGTTTCAGATATCCCGGCCTTAATACGTTTTCACACCATTGGGCGGCTTTGAGCAGATCGTCAAATTTATCGGGATGTCCGGTGATCTGGATTCCCAGAGGGAGGCCGGTCTCACTGACAGCCACGGGAATGGTGATTGTCGGAAAGCCGGTCAGGCTCCAGGGGGCATTCATACCGGGATTCCCGGTCGTTGACGGGTTGGGGGCAACGCCATAGGTGGCGGGAGAGATCAGGATTTCGGAACGGGCGAAGCAGCGTCGCATGACCTGACTCAGCATATTCTGATAGTCCAGACTGGCCTGATAACGTTCGGGGGTGACTCTCCTGCCCCATTCGAGGACTTTGCTGATCGCAGGGCCGTAGTCATCCGGGTTCTGGTCGTAATCCCCGCTCATGTGCTGAAAGATTTCATAACCCATCAGTGCCATATGTTCTTCCAGAATCGCATCGAATTCGGCTGGCAGCGGACATTCTCGAATCGGTGCACCGGCGGCGTTCAATTCATCTGAAGCCATCGTGAGGGCCTGCTGCATCTCGGGCTCCGCACGGTCTGAGAAAAATCCGGAAAGCCAGCCGATCCGCGGCGGTTCGTTAACCGGCTCCATTAATAAAGGCAGATACGTCGCCTGATCGGTCATGCAATCCAGCATGATCACCAGATCAACCACCGTTTGTGCCATCGGTCCGACATGATCCAGATGGTCGGAGAGCAGGATGACGCCCTGTCGGTCAACCATACCGAAAGTGGGCTTCAACCCGGCAATACCGCAAAAAGCGGACGGACGAATAATGGAGCCTCCCGTCTGAGTACCGACTGCCGCCAGACACATGCCTGCAGCGACAGCGGCGGCAGAACCGCTTGAGGAGCCTCCTGGCGTGTGTTCCTGGTTCCAGGGATTGCGTGTGGGAGGTGGGTCAAAGCAGGCCAGCTGAGTCGTCTCCGTTTTTCCAGGAAAAATCGCTCCTTCCAGACGCAGGTTGGCGACGACCATCGCGTCCTGGGAGGCGGGTGTCTCGTCGCGCGATTCCAGCCCGGCCCGGGTGGGCATGCCTTTGACGTCGATGATGTCCTTGATGCCGACGGGGATGCCATGCAGCGGACCCCGCCAGATGCCACGTTGAATTTCCGCGTCCAGTTCATCGGCCTGTTGAAAAGCGGACTCGCGATCAAGATAAGCCCAGGCGTGGATGACATCTTCTTCCGCATCGATTTTGCGGAAGCATTGTTCCAGAAGTTCGCGGCACGAGAGCGTACCCGCCTTGAGGGCGTGTTGTGTGTCTGCGATGGTTTGAGGTGGTGTCTGGAACAGATTCATAATCGGTTTCTGATATATGGGTGCGGATTATCACAGGTTTTTTTGATTTTCGATGATTCCGCGTCGGAAATCAAATGGCAGTGGGTTGACGATTGGAAAATTAGCTCCATAATGCATGGTTCACGCGTTGATACGCTATCAATTCAGGGGCGGAATGCTGTCCCCGAGTATGGTGGGGTAGTCGTTGACCGGGTCAGATCTTAACCGAAGCAGCCCACAGCGGTTTATTCCAGGTGTACGAGGGGGCAGTATTTCGCCCCTGTTTTCATTTCCCGTGTCGATTCGCGATACAGATCTCAATCAGGGCTACTCTCTCACTGGATAAACAGCTCGGAGTCTCCTATTGTAGATGTTTGAGCAGTCAGACGATTGCCGTTTGCCAAACAATGCCTCTATTTGATTTCGATTCCTGAAGTTACGCATGTCCAAACAATCGCTACAGTACACCGTGCTGGCCCGTCGTTTTCGCCCGCAAAACTTCTCGGAAGTGGTGGGACAGGAAATGGTTGCCCGGGCGCTGCAGAACGCCATCCGGGGAGACCGGGTCGCACACGCCTACCTGTTTACCGGTGCCCGCGGAGTCGGTAAAACGTCGATGGCCCGAATTTTAGCCAAGGCGTTGAACTGTCCCAACACGCAGGATGGAATCCCCTGCGGCGAATGCGAAATCTGTCAGAACATATCGACAGGCAGCGATGTCGACGTACTGGAAATCGACGGTGCCTCGAACCGCGGGATCGATGATATCCGCTCTCTGCGGGCCAATGTGAATGTGCGTTCGATGCGATCCAAATACAAGATCTACATCATCGACGAAGTGCACATGCTGACCAAAGAGGCCTTCAACGCCCTGCTGAAAACACTGGAAGAGCCGCCTCCGAACGTTAAATTCATCTTCTGTACGACCGAGCCTAACAAGTTACCCGATACAATTCTGTCCCGTTGTCAACGGTTCGATTTCGGGTATATCGAAGAGACGAGTATCTGTGAGCGTCTCAGGCAGATCGCGGAAGCTGAAGGAGTCACAGTTGCCGATGATGCCATCCAGCTGGTTGCCCGGCGGGCCGGCGGCTCAATGCGGGACAGCCAGTCCATTTTTGACCAGCTGCTTTCGTTTGGTGAAGATAAACTGACGGCAGAAGGCGTGCATCGTATCCTGGGAACTGCCAGTGATGAGCGTTTGATTGAACTGCTGGATGCGTTGATGCAGCAAAAGCGGGATGTGGCGCTCTCACTGTTTGATGCAGCCCTGACATCCGGCGTGCAACTGAATGAACTGGTTGATCAGCTCCTGAATTACCTGCGCGATCTGTCGGTCGTGGCGAGTGGCGCCAATGATGTTACGCTGCTGGCCATCTCGGAAAATAACCGGGAGAGCCTGCAACGCCAAGCGGAAGTCTGGGGGATTCACACCTGCCTGGCCGCGTTTCAGGTATTGAATGAAGCGCGGAATAAAATGTTCCGCGCCAGCCATGGTCGTGCCCTGGTCGAACTGGCGTTGATCCGGATGTCCCTGCTGGAAGACCTCGACCAGTTGTGTGCGTTTGTGAAATCAGGCGGGGCAGTACCAGCGATGGCAGCCGCTCCCCGTCCCGCAGTCTCTGCAGCCCCGGTTTCAGCTCCTGCCCCCCCTCCCCGGGAAGCCCCTTCCCGTCCGGAACCGGCTCCTCAACCGACTGTCGATCAAAAAAAAATTGAAAAAAAAAATGAAAATCAATCGGTTGTAGCGTCAGATTCAATTGAAAGCCCACCTCCTGCCCGGGATTTGATTCCGCTCCGGGCTGGGATGGAAAGTTTGCTGTTGTCGCAACTTATTGAAAATACAGGGGATCTGTTGAAAGACTCCCTCAAGGGAGTGGCGTCAATAGCAATTTCTGGGCCGAAACAGCTGGATTTACAATTCTCTAAGAGCTATAATTTTGCCAAACAATACTGCGAACGACCTGAAATGATGGTCAAACTCGAAGCAGCGTTGGAGAAACTGACAGGAGAGCGGGCCAAGGTCCGCCTGATTGTTCAGGAGCCAGCAGAAGCGGAAGAGGCCGCAGACGAAAATAACTCACTGGCACAAAAAAAACGGGTGGAAAAACGAGATCTGGCACCTGCTGGAGATGAATTTCTGCAAGAGGCTCTGACTGTATTTAATGCTCAGAGCGTGCGAGTGGATGTCTTAAAAGTCAAAACGGAAGAGAAAAAAGAGGAATCATAGCCATGTTCAAAGGACTGGGAAATCTGGCCGGCATGATGAAGCAGTTTTCGGAAATGCAGGGACGGATGCAGGAAATGCAGGACAAACTGGCCAAGCTGAAGTTCGAAGGCGCCGCAGGTGGCGGCATGGTGACTGTAGAAGCCAACGGCCAGCAGAAAATTCTGGGTGTCACCATCGATCCGACACTGATGGAGAGCGGTGACAAGGAAATGCTGGAAGATCTGGTTACCGCAGCAACCAATACCGCTCTCGATAAAGCCCGCGAAGGCGCAGCGGAAGAAATGGCTCAAATCACAGGAGGGCTGAATATCCCCGGTCTCGATGAGGCATTGTCCAAATTCAATCCCAATTCGTAGGCTGAGGTTCCCCTCCCCCTGATTTCCAGCCAGGTACCGCTGGGTTTCGTTCGTCGATTTCTCATTATAAAGAGTTCACTTTTATGTCGTTTCGTGGAAGAGAGAATCAGTCTCATCCTTACGGTTCCAGCGTGGGGCAATTGATTGACCAGTTTGCAACGCTGCCCGGAATCGGTCGCAAGTCGGCGGAACGTCTGGCGCATTATGTCCTCTCGATTCCCGAAGCCGAAGCGCGTCAACTGGCGGATGCCATCATTGCCGTAAAACAGGCGATTCATCCCTGCAAGATCTGCTTTAACCTGACCGAACAGGAAGTCTGCAGCATCTGTGCTGATCCACGACGGGATAAAAAACTGGTCTGTGTTGTCGAACAGCCCCGGGATGTGGTTTCTCTGGAAGCCACCAGTTCATTCCAGGGCGTGTATCATGTGCTACAGGGACGAATTTCTCCTCTGGAAGGAGTCGGCCCCGATGATCTGACGATCAATGCCCTGGTGCGCCGGGTGAAGCAGGATGGCGTACAGGAAATTATTATGGCTACCAACCCAACCCTGGAAGGGGACGGGACTGCTCTCTACATTTCAAATCTGCTCGAACACGAAAATGTAGAGATTACCAGGCTGGCACGCGGAATTGCTTCCGGCAGCGTCCTGGAATTTGCGAATAAAGAGATGTTGGCGGATGCCTTGCAGGGACGACAAAGGTTCTAGGTTTTCATTTTCATTTGTTTTCTTTTAACAACCATGATGAGTTTGAATTCGGATAATATATGCATCTGAATATTTCACAACAAATGAAACTGGGCCAGCAGATGAAGCTGGCTCCCCGGATGATCCAGTCTATGGAGATTCTGCAGCTCCCGTTACAGGCGCTGGAGGAACGCATTGACCAGGAGCTGGCAGAGAATGTCTGCCTGGAGCGGGTCAGTGATACAGAGGGGACGACGGACACCGAAACAGAACTGATGCGGAGTCAGGCTGACGATGATGCCAACAGTTACAAGCTCGACGAAAAAGAGATGGTCGCCGGCAACGAAACCAACAACGAGTCCGATTTCGAACGACTGCTCGAGATGGCAGAACAGTGGCCGGAAGATAATGTGACTTCCGCGACCAAGCCTTCGTCGAACCGGATCAGCGAAGACATCGAACGCAACAACGATGCGGTCGCCAATATTTCAGAACGTCAGCAGACCATCAATGAATACCTGCTGGAACAGTTTCATTACTTCTCCTGCTCTCACGAGATCAAGGAATTCGGCGAATATCTGATTCAGAACCTCGACCATAATGGTCGGCTGCAGAGTTCCCTGCCCGAGATCGTGCAGGTCTATGGAAAACCAATTTCGCAGGAAGAAGCCGAAACCGCCCTGCACCTCATTCAGAAATGTGATCCTCCCGGCGTGGGGGCGCGGGATTTGAAAGAGTGTCTGCTCCTGCAACTCAAACCGGACGCGCCCTATCGCGACGTGCTGGTCACCCTGATCACGTCACACCTGGAAGATCTGGGGCAGAATCGATTGCCCGTCATCCAGCGAAAGACCGGCTATTCGATCGATACCATCAAAAATGCGATGTCCTATCTGCGTTACCTGGATCCATTTCCTGGACGTGGATTTGAGTCGGAACCGGTCTTGAAAGTGACGCCGGATGTCTTTGTCAAAAAAGACGAAAACGGCAAGTATGTGGTCGAACTTGAGAATGAGTACACACCACCACTGCGGATCAGCCGGCATTACGCGCAACTGCTCCGCAATAAAAATGACGATCAGACCAAAGACTACATTAAGAAGAAGATCGACGCTGCCAAATGGTTGATTGAAGCCATCGAGCAACGGCACAGCACTTTGAAACGCGTAGCGCAGGCGATTGTCGACTTCCAGACCGACTTCCTCGATAACGGTCCGGAATACATCGTCCCCCTCAAAATGCAGCAGATCGCAGATGTGGTTGGCGTGCACGTTACGACGGTCTCGCGTGCCGTCGATGATAAATGGATCCAGACCCCGCGTGGCCTGTATCCTCTCAAGCGTTTCTTTGGCGGCGGTACCAAGACCTCTGACGGGGAAGACGTGGCCTGGGGCATTATCCGTCTCAAGATGAAAGAGATCATCGATGGGGAAGATAAAAGCAAACCGCTCAGTGATGACGCACTGGTCGATGCCCTGGCGAAGGAAGGTTACAACCTCGCCCGACGAACCGTAACCAAATATCGCAAAGCGATGAATATCCCCTCATCCCGACAACGGCGTGAGTATTAAGCGGTCGCCACTTCAGAGTTGATGCTGCCAGCCACTTCGTTCCAGTGAAACGCGGGAACCATCGGGCTGTTCCAGGAACGCCCCCTGCCCTGAGTTGATTTCACCCAGGTGCGTTAGTGGGATTGAGAGTGGGTTCTGCTCAAGCAGTTTTTGTCCCTCTTCAGGTGAGACGGTGAAGAGCAATTCGAAGTCTTCGCCGTCGGAAAGTGCCTTCTGCAGACGCTCTGCTTCAGTCAGTTCTGCAGAAAGGCAGGCGTTGATGGGAATCTGCTCTGAGCGGATCACGGCGCCCACGCCTGATTCAGTCGTAATATGCTGCAGATCGGAAGCCAGTCCATCGCTGACGTCGATCATCGCGTGCAGGTCGACAGTTTGACTAAGGAGAATTGCTTCCCTGATGCGTGGCGTGAAGGTCAGGTGATGTGACGCCAGGCTGCCTCCCAGAGCGCCGGTAACGAAGATCCAGTCCCCGTCACGGGCATTGGAACGTGTAATTGACTGCAGGCTCGGAGCCATTCCCATGACCGCGACATTAATCACCAGTGGACCGTCCCAGCTGTTCGTGTCGCCGCCGATGACCTCAACGTGAAATTCTCTGGCGAGGTCAATCAGGCCCTGCATGACAGACTTGGCAAATTCGGCACCCCGTGAACGGGGTAACGCCAGACTCACCAGGGCGGAATGCGGTTCTCCCGCCATCGCGGCGATGTCACTGAGATTCACTGCCAGCGCCTTGCGGCCAGCGAGTTCAGGAGTCGCAGGAGGAAACGTGAAATGCGTTCCTTCCATCAACATGTCGGTTGCCAGCAACAGCTCCCTGCCCGCCTGCGGTTGCACAATGGCTGTATCATCGCCGATGCTCTGCAGGTCATGCGGAGGAGCCGGGCAACGGGTCTGGATCCATTCGATCAGTTCAAATTCGTGGAAAGCGGCAGTCATAGGTGATTCTAAAAGCGGGGCTGGTTGGACTGTAATTCGAGTCTATGTGAGTTCGACAACGATGCTCATCATATCAGACAAGAGCCCCGCCTGGCGAGGCGGTGAGGTGCAGATTCTGTTTACAGCCTGTTGATTGAAGTCAGCGACTGTAAAAGAAAGAACCCGGCACGCTTATACAAAAAGCGTGTCGGGCTGATGGATCCAGTTGATGAACTGAATGATGGATCTGTTAACTGAGCTTACGGGTTTCCGGCCAGATTCAGTGGCAGGTGTCCGTACAGCGTTTCGTTCTGTCGCAGGATGTAGAACTTCAGCGGATTGAAGCTGGAAAGTTTGGAATTGCTCAGAACGTAGGACACGTTGCTGAGGTTCACGGTTTCCCAAATGTGCAGTCCGACGAGGATATCACCCCGACGCATGCCGTTCATGGCGGCAGGGCTGTGAGGACGTACGTCTTCGATCAGCATGCCTCCCTCATAGCGAGGACTCAGCAGGTGCTTTTGAGCGTCAGGAACCTTAGCCAGTTTGATACCCAGGATTTCCCAGGTCTTCTCGGCAGTCGGGTCCATGGCGATTTCGTTGTTCTGAGCACGTACAACCGGAGCACTGACGGGAGTCGTCCGGGCAACTGTACCGGCATCAGCCAGTGTGATCTGCACCGTCTGGGTTTTATCCTGACGACGAATCAGCAGATCAATTGTATCGCCCGCCTTATGTCCCATGAAAGCACGCTCGAGGTCAGCCCGGTCGACGATGTTGACCGAACCGGCTTTCATAATGATGTCGTCTTTCAGAAGTCCTGATTTTTCAGCGGGGCTGTCTTTTGCCGGTACTTTGAGAACCAGCATCTGCTTGTCACCCTGCTTGATGTCTTTCGCCTGGATTCCGTGGTAGGTGTGATCGATCAGCTCGCTGCTGATCAGGTCGGCGATGATCTGACGGGCATCGTCGATGGGAATCGCAAACCCGATACGCTGAGCACCAGCACGAATGGCGACGTTAATGCCGACGACTTCTCCGTCCAGGTTGAGCAGTGGCCCGCCGCTGTTTCCCGGATTGATGCTGGCATCGGTCTGGATCAGGTTCTTGTAAGACTGTTTTTCGTTGACTTCCACGTCCCGTGAGAGGGAGCTGATAATACCGGAAGTCACGGTATGTTCGTAACCGAAAGCATTACCGACAGCAATCACGGTTTCACCCAGCATCAGGTCCGAGGACGTACCAGGAGGCATGACGGTCAGTTTTTTGTTCGGGTTGATTTTGATAATTGCCAGGTCTTCGCTCTGGTTGGAAGAGACGATCCGGGCGTTGTAGGTGCTGCCGTCAATCATGGTCACACGCAGCGCGTCGACGCCGTCGATGACATGATGATTGGTGACAATGTATCCACGGGGATCGACAACAATGCCGGTACCCATGCCGTTTACTTTGCGGCTCTTGCCGGAACCAAACAGTGAGTCGTCGGTACGTGCGGTCTTTTCGCTGTGGATGTTGACCACAGATGTCTTCGCACGCTCAATAGCGCGGACAAGAGGCGTTTTCCGTACATCGGAGGCTATACTCTGCTCACATAGGGCACCCGCTCCTGTTGCAAGAATCAGAGTGCACAGTGTGAGTCTATAAAAGCACTTAATCATTCGGTGGCTCAGTTCATCGAGGTGGCGGTGCGATTACTCGCGTGTCCTAGTTCCATCTACCGACCGGAGGCGATCCATCAATGCTCCGTAGAACTGGGTATCGGAATGAATTCTTTGGTGTCTTAATTATGAACAGACTCTCTGGAATAGTTTACCTAGTTGACAGTGCGTAACTTTAGGTAAGGCATGCGGATTGTCGCGTTGTCGCTTTTCGGTTTTTACCGGGTAATTCTGGAAAAAACTCATGCCAAGCCGTGCGGGAGCCTGCGCAAACTGTGTTCAACCACCAGAATGGGTGTGTGACCGGTGTTCAGGTTGCTTAATCCTGTTGATCTTGAGTGAGATCCTGCATTTTTCTGTATTTTGACAGCTTCTCCTGCATTTCAGATTTACCTTCTGGAGCAGCTTTCTGGATGGCGGATTCCAGTGTTTTTATGGCCAGTTCGAGCTGGTCATTCGCCTGATAAGCAGTCGCTAATGTGTCGAGCAGATTAGCATCCTGTGACTCGGTCAGTTCACAGGCCTGTTTCGCATGCAGCACCGCTGCTTTGGGGTTTCGGAATTCCGGGGCCTGGCAGGTTGCGTAAAGCCAGGCCAGATCATTGTGTACGATCGGTGAGAGTGGATTGAGTTCAATCGCCCGCTGATAATCTTTTATCGCGGCTGCATATTGCTGTTTCTCTTCCCAGACGCCGGCTCGATTACCAAATACTTGCGATACGAAGTTGTTGAGCTTGATTGCTTCATCGAAGTCTTGCAGCGCCAGATCGGGTTGCCCCTGCTCCAGATACGCGATGCCGCGGGCATTGAGTGAGTCCACTGCTTTGGGATTCCGTTTCAGAGCTCGATTGAAATCAGCGATCGCGAATTTTGGCTGATGGTCTTCCAGGTAAAGCATGCCCCGTAGTTGATAGGCGTGTGCGCTGTGCGGGGCCAGTTTGATCGCGTGATTCAGATCGTCCAGAGCCACCCGACTCTGCTGTTGTAAACGTCGAATTCCTGCCCGGTTAATATACAGATGAGCGTTGTCTGGTTTCAGTTTGATTGCTGCACCAATATCAGCTATCGCCGCCTCGTATTGTTTCAGCTCCTGGTGGGCAATCGCTCGGAGCTGGTACCGCTCCACGGTTGGCTTCTCTTGAATTGCCTTGTCCAGATATGAAATAAGATCGCCCGGGATTCTGACATCAGTCTCCCGTACCCAGCCGCCCAAGAGAGGCACCCAGAGCCAATCCTGGTTCTTTTCTGTGATGAGCACCACTTCTCCGGGGTTGAGTTTCTGTTTGATGCCGTCTGCGGTTTTCAGATCGGCTTCCCTGGATGTCACAATCCGAGTGTGCGGAGCCAGTTTCTGATTTTCCGCACTGGCAGCAGGCAGGCAGCATAAAAGCAGGTATCCCAGCAGGAGGCCTGATTGGGGGCTAAGCTTTAAAGAGGTGGACATATGGTGTCTCATGGAGTTGTCTGGTCGTAAGTTCTTTGTGATTGTTAGTTTTTCGTTATAATTGATATTTTCTGTAGAATTCCCATGTTAACATGGTATGCTAGATGCGCGTACAACCGTTTTCAAATTTCAGGGAAATCCAACCCGCTGCGATCTGATTTTACGGGTACGTTGTCTTCCGGAACTATGATGTTAAAACAATGAGCAAAAGGGGAGGAATCGTGAAATCGATACTCAAAATCGCGAGTGTGGCTGCAGCCATCATGATGATGACTACTGCAGTTCAGGCAGGTAAGTGTCGATCGCAGTTGTGTTGTGTGAGCTCTGCACCTTGTGTGAGCGGATGTGATCCCTGTGCGACGATCACCTGCAAACCCGCCTGCAAGACTGTCGAACAGACGGTGATGGTGCCCGAGATGGTAACAGAAACCCGCAAGGTTCACTGCACCGCCTATCGGACAGAGACTCGTCAGCGGGATGTCACCGTCTACGACAATGTACCTGAAGTGAAAGAAATCACTCAGGCTTACACGGCGTATGTTCCGGAAGTCCGAACACGGACTGAGAAGTATGTCGTCTGTAAACCGATCTGGAAGACCTCTCAGAAATCCTACACCGTCAACGTGCCCTACTACGAAACCCGTACTGCGACTCGCATGGTCGAACAACGGTTCTGGCGGGATGAGCAGCAGGAATACACGGTCAACGTTCCCTACACCGAACAGCGAACCGCGACTCGGATGGTTCAGAAAGTCGTCACTAAAGACGTCCAGCAGACTTACACGGTCAATGTGCCTTACACCGAAAAACGGACCGGCATGCGGACTGTCATGAAATGCGTGCCCGTTAAACGCTATCGAACCGTCTGTGAAGATCAGGGACACTGGGAAGATCGTCCCATCGAGACCGCCTGCCCTGCCCCCGCCTGTGGTGATTGTGGGACCTGTGGCGACTGTTGTCAGCCCGCCTGTACTCCCGTCTGCACACAGCGGGTCTGGGTGCCGAAGATTGTACAGAAGAAGGTCGAATACACGTCCTACCAGCAGCAGTGCGAACAGGTACCATTCACTTATGAAGTTCAATGCTGTAAACCAGAGCAACGGACTTGCACTGTGCAGGTTTGTGAGACCGTCTGTGTTCCCGAGAAGTACACCTACAACGTTCAGCTCTGCCGTCCTGAAACCCGGACACGCACCGTCAAAGTCTGTGACGTGAAATGTGTGCCTCAGCAGTATAACTACCAGGTGCAACTCTGCCGTCAGGAAACTCGGACCTGCGATGTTAAAGTCTGCTCCTTCGTCAAAGAGGAAAAGACTCG
It encodes the following:
- the recR gene encoding recombination mediator RecR yields the protein MSFRGRENQSHPYGSSVGQLIDQFATLPGIGRKSAERLAHYVLSIPEAEARQLADAIIAVKQAIHPCKICFNLTEQEVCSICADPRRDKKLVCVVEQPRDVVSLEATSSFQGVYHVLQGRISPLEGVGPDDLTINALVRRVKQDGVQEIIMATNPTLEGDGTALYISNLLEHENVEITRLARGIASGSVLEFANKEMLADALQGRQRF
- a CDS encoding amidase translates to MNLFQTPPQTIADTQHALKAGTLSCRELLEQCFRKIDAEEDVIHAWAYLDRESAFQQADELDAEIQRGIWRGPLHGIPVGIKDIIDVKGMPTRAGLESRDETPASQDAMVVANLRLEGAIFPGKTETTQLACFDPPPTRNPWNQEHTPGGSSSGSAAAVAAGMCLAAVGTQTGGSIIRPSAFCGIAGLKPTFGMVDRQGVILLSDHLDHVGPMAQTVVDLVIMLDCMTDQATYLPLLMEPVNEPPRIGWLSGFFSDRAEPEMQQALTMASDELNAAGAPIRECPLPAEFDAILEEHMALMGYEIFQHMSGDYDQNPDDYGPAISKVLEWGRRVTPERYQASLDYQNMLSQVMRRCFARSEILISPATYGVAPNPSTTGNPGMNAPWSLTGFPTITIPVAVSETGLPLGIQITGHPDKFDDLLKAAQWCENVLRPGYLKQIKQS
- the dnaX gene encoding DNA polymerase III subunit gamma/tau encodes the protein MSKQSLQYTVLARRFRPQNFSEVVGQEMVARALQNAIRGDRVAHAYLFTGARGVGKTSMARILAKALNCPNTQDGIPCGECEICQNISTGSDVDVLEIDGASNRGIDDIRSLRANVNVRSMRSKYKIYIIDEVHMLTKEAFNALLKTLEEPPPNVKFIFCTTEPNKLPDTILSRCQRFDFGYIEETSICERLRQIAEAEGVTVADDAIQLVARRAGGSMRDSQSIFDQLLSFGEDKLTAEGVHRILGTASDERLIELLDALMQQKRDVALSLFDAALTSGVQLNELVDQLLNYLRDLSVVASGANDVTLLAISENNRESLQRQAEVWGIHTCLAAFQVLNEARNKMFRASHGRALVELALIRMSLLEDLDQLCAFVKSGGAVPAMAAAPRPAVSAAPVSAPAPPPREAPSRPEPAPQPTVDQKKIEKKNENQSVVASDSIESPPPARDLIPLRAGMESLLLSQLIENTGDLLKDSLKGVASIAISGPKQLDLQFSKSYNFAKQYCERPEMMVKLEAALEKLTGERAKVRLIVQEPAEAEEAADENNSLAQKKRVEKRDLAPAGDEFLQEALTVFNAQSVRVDVLKVKTEEKKEES
- a CDS encoding acyl-CoA desaturase, with protein sequence MASVILEQPPENQSTVTAQPKKSKKREEREQIISRFHKENLKWSNVDWVILLWMAGIHIGAVAAFFFISWQAVVTCLVLHWATASIGICLGYHRYLSHKSMKLRAPAEFFVLLCGVLSGEGSPLTWAATHRLHHQKSDKQGDPHSPFEGTFWSHLLWLFVYRSKEVNQKFFEHYVPDMKDRKMLQFFEKTYGLWVVGSGFVLFGIGYAMGGMYMAWSMLLWGLCARMAFVYNSTWFVNSATHLWGYRNYETTDQSKNLWWVAIVAYGEGWHNNHHAHPSVAPAGHRKWEFDITWWSIKALRAIGQAYDVNDRIPQKNAEPEIDPEPGKNGIVVAK
- a CDS encoding response regulator transcription factor; its protein translation is MKLLVVEDEKALAQGLKFNFEQEGYSVFTAEDGPTAIRHFEECYESDGESIDLVVLDLMLPGMSGYEIAKEIRRIDEVVPILVLSARELSEDKAYAFDCGTDQYMTKPFALPELLSRVKNLLKRKSLVHKAPVSTRKMPKEYQFGNVTVDFEAFEIEVDGERKSLTNLELRLLQYFIEHEGMVLTRAQILDDVWGEQSAFVTTRTIDNFVLRLRKLVESNPAEPVHIVSVRGAGYRFMPEEMSE
- a CDS encoding YbaB/EbfC family nucleoid-associated protein encodes the protein MFKGLGNLAGMMKQFSEMQGRMQEMQDKLAKLKFEGAAGGGMVTVEANGQQKILGVTIDPTLMESGDKEMLEDLVTAATNTALDKAREGAAEEMAQITGGLNIPGLDEALSKFNPNS